Genomic segment of Nitrospirota bacterium:
CAGGAGCATTCCCTACGCCGAGCGCCGGAACTGGAGGGAGTTCTACCTGGTGGACCCCCTGGACGGCACGAAGGAGTTCATTAACAGAAACGGGGAGTTCACCGTCAACATCGCCCTTTTAAGAGAGAACAGGCCGGTGGCGGGCGTGATGGATGTGCCCGCGCTGGGGACGACCTACTACGCGGAGGAGGACCGGGGGGCATACCGCCTTGAAGGGGACGCCCCGCCCCGCCGCCTTTCCGTGAGGGGCGAGCCCGACCCGGAGGGCCTCACGGTGGTGGCCAGCCGCTCCCACGCCACGGCGGCGCTTGAGGACTACCTCAGGCGCCTGCACGTCAAGGAGCTGGTCTCCCGGGGGAGCGCCCTCAAGTTCGCCCTGGTGGCGGAGGGACGGGCCGACATCTATCCCCGCCTGGGCCCCACCTGGGAGTGGGACACCGCGGCGGGGCACGCCATTTTGCTTGAGGCGGGGGGCAGGGTGCTCGACATGGAGGGCAACCCCCTGGCCTACAACAAGGAGAGCCTCAAGCACGCGGGCTTCCTCGCCCTGGGCGTTCATGCGCAGGGGGAAGTTAGGCGCAAGAGGGACTAGCGTCCTCCCCTGCGTACCCCCCAAAAAAGAAGGCCGGTCCCCGTCATAATTTATTCACATTCTCCTGTTAGGCTAAGGTAAGACCAGCGAGGAGGTGACTCATGGCACAGGCGTCATTGAAGATAAGCGGCATGCACTGCCACCACTGTGTCCAGACGGTGCGGAAGGCCCTCCAGACCGTCCCCGGCGTGGCGGAGCCGGACGTAAAGGTGGGAGAAGCCACCGTCACCTACGACGAGAGCAAGGCCACCGTGCAGGACATGGCCCGGCAGCTTGAAAAGCTGGGCTACACGGTGCAGAAGTAAAGCTCGCCCACAAAGTGCAAGGGCCGGCCAGGACCGGCCCTTTTTTGTTGGCCTCCGGGCTACTTGAGGGCCTCTATCTGAAGAATCTCGATAATCCGTCCCACCATGCATGCAGAGGCGACGTCGCTGCGGGCCCTGGCCTTGAAGGCCACCCGGAGGCCGTCCCGCCTGAACGCATCGGGGAGGTTCAGGGGCTCGTACCTCCTGCCCTCCTCATCCACGATGCTCCAGCAGCCCCCCTCCACGTCCACGAACCGCACGGTGCCCTTCCCCGTGATGACGGGCTCCTCGGGGGAGGGCGCCGTCCCGCCGCTGGCGCAGGCCAGGGGAGCCATGAGCAGAACTCCCGCCAGAGCGAGCCACCAGAGCCTCTTCATTCCGGCCCTCCTTTCCTGGCCACGTGAGACCCCGACCCGGGCCCGTCTCCCAGACGCTGCTTTCGTGTGCACGGCGCGGACCCTGAAGGCGCTTCCAAGCCGCGCCTCCTCAAGCAAGAAGGATGTCCCGCCCGCCGGCCTCTTCGTCCTTGAAAAGGGGGATCCATTCCTCCTTGAGCATCACGAATGTCATTATCTTTCCGCATCGCGTGCACTGCCTCACCTCGGCGGCACGGATGCCCAGGTCCGCAGCCTCCGGGGTGATGGCCGGGTGGGAGATGACCTCGTACTGATGCTCGTGCCTTTCCTCTTCCATGACGCCTCCTTCCTATACCCTAGGGCAAACGAGGCCCCCTGTCCACCGGCCTCGGCCTGCGGCCATGGAAAGGTCCGGTGACGCTCCGTCCGCTCTCCGTGTCCCGTGCAAACTATAACACATTCCAGGAGGGCCCAATCCGTCTGCGCGTGCGGTGAAACCCCGCCCTTTCGGAAGGCCCAGCCCTTCCCCTGACCCTTCTCAGGCTCTATAATGAAACTGAGCGGAGGCCATGAACGTGAAAGAAGCCGCAGACGACATAGCCCGGAGATTCAGGTGGTGCTCGCACTTCGAGGAGATAACCGCCGAGGCCTACGACCTGCTGGCCGAGCAGTTCTCCGACGACCCGGAGGCGTGGCGGTTCTTCAGCACCCTCTCCCTCGAGGAGAAGGACCACGCCAACGTCATGCGCTTCGGCAGGGTATATGGCAGGCCGGAAAAGATGCCCTTCCCCTCCCCCGACTGGCCCGGCATTTACCGGACCATCCAGATG
This window contains:
- the cysQ gene encoding 3'(2'),5'-bisphosphate nucleotidase CysQ yields the protein MQRGDLLQALIATAREAGQAVMEVYASTYEVSYKEDRSPLTTADKRSHEVIRARLRELTPGIPVLSEEGRSIPYAERRNWREFYLVDPLDGTKEFINRNGEFTVNIALLRENRPVAGVMDVPALGTTYYAEEDRGAYRLEGDAPPRRLSVRGEPDPEGLTVVASRSHATAALEDYLRRLHVKELVSRGSALKFALVAEGRADIYPRLGPTWEWDTAAGHAILLEAGGRVLDMEGNPLAYNKESLKHAGFLALGVHAQGEVRRKRD
- a CDS encoding heavy-metal-associated domain-containing protein gives rise to the protein MAQASLKISGMHCHHCVQTVRKALQTVPGVAEPDVKVGEATVTYDESKATVQDMARQLEKLGYTVQK